One region of Pararhizobium qamdonense genomic DNA includes:
- a CDS encoding ABC transporter ATP-binding protein, giving the protein MTGFNHEPIIHPEHTKSRPNPVVCIEHLSIALPAGADRAFAVERVNFKLYPGEILCVVGESGSGKSMSANALMGLLPDTVRVAQGRILLEDVDLLKEPPEKLYDLRGNRIAMIFQEPMSALNPLMKVSAQIEEVFEAHNRLTRRERRTKALELLTEVGLPDPERAAQSYPFQLSGGQRQRVMIAMALALEPQVLIADEPTTALDVTTQAQILKLIARLQKDRNMAVMFITHDFGVVAEIADYVTVMQLGRIVESGPAEKVLYSPRHPYTKKLIAAIPALQSGAETTVAMPAVLTVEGLSKTYHTGGGLFNRQRDIHAVKDVSFSLGRGETLGIVGESGSGKSSVGRCLVRLQMPSSGRVLLGGKDMARLDGAELRAVRRRIQMIFQDPYSSLNPRQKVGRIIADGPIAYGENETEALRRAAELMEMVGLEAKSMNRFPHEFSGGQRQRIGIARALALKPEIIVADEAVSALDVSIQAQVLDLLTALKKELDLSLVFITHDLRVAAQICDRVMVMRRGEVVETGSGAAIFGAPEHPYTQSLIAAIPGRVREGEILMMRQ; this is encoded by the coding sequence ATGACCGGCTTTAACCACGAACCTATCATCCATCCCGAACACACCAAAAGCCGCCCCAACCCGGTGGTCTGCATCGAGCATCTCTCCATCGCGCTGCCGGCTGGAGCAGACCGTGCCTTTGCTGTCGAGCGGGTCAATTTCAAACTCTACCCGGGGGAAATACTCTGCGTCGTCGGCGAATCCGGTTCGGGCAAGTCGATGTCCGCCAACGCACTGATGGGGCTTTTGCCGGATACGGTGCGCGTCGCGCAAGGCCGGATCCTGCTGGAAGACGTGGATCTTTTGAAAGAGCCACCGGAAAAACTCTATGATCTACGCGGCAACCGCATCGCCATGATTTTCCAGGAGCCGATGTCGGCGCTAAACCCGCTCATGAAGGTTTCGGCTCAGATAGAAGAGGTCTTTGAAGCCCATAACAGGCTGACGCGCAGAGAGCGCCGGACAAAGGCATTGGAGCTTTTGACCGAGGTGGGCCTGCCTGATCCGGAGCGGGCGGCGCAATCCTATCCGTTCCAGCTCTCCGGCGGTCAGCGCCAACGCGTGATGATCGCGATGGCCCTGGCGCTCGAACCCCAGGTCCTGATCGCCGATGAACCCACAACTGCACTGGATGTGACGACGCAGGCGCAAATCCTGAAACTCATCGCCAGATTGCAGAAGGACCGCAATATGGCGGTCATGTTCATCACCCATGATTTTGGCGTGGTCGCCGAGATCGCCGATTATGTCACTGTCATGCAGCTTGGCCGCATCGTGGAAAGCGGCCCGGCCGAAAAGGTGCTGTATTCTCCCCGGCATCCCTATACGAAAAAGCTGATTGCCGCCATTCCGGCGCTGCAGTCAGGTGCCGAGACCACGGTGGCAATGCCGGCCGTTCTGACCGTCGAAGGCTTGAGCAAGACATATCACACGGGCGGCGGCTTGTTTAACAGGCAGCGCGATATTCACGCGGTGAAAGATGTGTCCTTCTCGCTCGGACGGGGCGAAACGCTTGGGATCGTCGGTGAATCCGGCTCCGGCAAATCCTCCGTTGGCCGTTGCCTCGTGCGCCTCCAGATGCCGTCGTCCGGGCGCGTCCTCTTGGGCGGCAAGGACATGGCACGGTTGGATGGCGCCGAATTGCGCGCCGTGCGCCGCCGCATCCAGATGATTTTTCAGGACCCGTATTCCTCGCTCAACCCACGCCAGAAAGTCGGCCGCATCATTGCCGACGGCCCCATTGCCTATGGCGAGAATGAGACGGAGGCGCTCAGGCGTGCGGCAGAGCTGATGGAGATGGTCGGCCTGGAGGCGAAAAGCATGAACCGTTTCCCGCACGAGTTTTCCGGTGGCCAGCGTCAGCGCATCGGTATCGCCAGGGCGCTGGCGCTCAAGCCTGAAATCATTGTTGCCGACGAAGCCGTCTCAGCGCTCGATGTGTCCATTCAGGCGCAGGTGCTTGATCTTTTGACGGCGCTGAAAAAGGAACTCGATCTTTCGCTTGTTTTCATCACCCATGACCTGCGCGTTGCCGCTCAGATCTGCGATCGCGTCATGGTCATGCGGCGAGGCGAGGTCGTCGAGACCGGTTCGGGTGCGGCCATTTTCGGAGCGCCGGAACATCCCTATACGCAGAGCCTGATTGCAGCGATCCCAGGGCGCGTGAGGGAAGGTGAGATCCTCATGATGCGGCAGTGA
- a CDS encoding ABC transporter permease: MKEFWKRFSCNKGAVLGVVILGLVIVLSAAAPFVFPKSPWAMVQRPFIPPFTMDGFWLGTDPMGRDLAAGIAHGARVSLLVGLVSTAVSLLIGIPIGAAAGYFGGWVDDILMRFTEFFQSAPSFTLAVVLVAIFQPSIASIVIAIALVSWPPVARLLRGEVMSLKSREFVEAAVLSGQGHWTIIWRQILPNTLSPIIVLASMMVAAAILIESSLSFLGLGDRNVMSWGYIIGAGRTVIRQAWWVSFFPGAAILFTALALNLIGEGLNDALNPRLHRRGK, translated from the coding sequence ATGAAGGAATTCTGGAAACGTTTCTCGTGCAACAAGGGCGCAGTGCTCGGCGTCGTCATTCTCGGCCTTGTGATCGTCCTGTCCGCCGCCGCTCCCTTTGTGTTTCCCAAATCGCCCTGGGCCATGGTGCAGCGTCCGTTCATCCCGCCGTTCACGATGGATGGATTTTGGCTTGGAACCGATCCGATGGGCCGTGATCTGGCCGCCGGCATTGCCCACGGCGCACGCGTCTCGCTGCTTGTCGGTCTCGTCTCGACGGCCGTCTCTCTCCTGATCGGCATTCCGATCGGTGCTGCCGCCGGTTATTTCGGCGGTTGGGTCGATGATATTCTCATGCGCTTCACCGAGTTTTTCCAGTCTGCTCCGAGTTTCACCCTCGCCGTGGTCCTGGTTGCGATATTCCAGCCGTCCATCGCATCGATCGTCATAGCCATCGCCCTTGTGTCCTGGCCGCCTGTGGCCCGCCTGTTGCGGGGGGAGGTCATGTCCTTGAAGTCCCGTGAGTTTGTCGAGGCTGCCGTTCTGTCCGGTCAGGGGCACTGGACGATCATCTGGCGCCAGATCCTGCCCAATACGCTCTCGCCGATCATCGTGCTCGCCTCGATGATGGTTGCGGCAGCGATCCTCATCGAGAGTTCCCTGTCCTTCCTTGGCCTCGGCGACCGCAATGTCATGTCCTGGGGCTACATCATCGGTGCGGGACGAACCGTCATCCGGCAAGCCTGGTGGGTGAGCTTCTTTCCCGGTGCTGCAATCCTGTTCACGGCTCTGGCACTCAACCTGATCGGGGAGGGGCTGAATGACGCCCTCAATCCGCGTCTGCACCGGCGTGGCAAATAG
- a CDS encoding ABC transporter permease encodes MARFITERLFKAALILLCIAILNFFLIRAAPGDPATIMAGESGAADEVFLQQLRERFGLDKPLYMQLFAYLSSVVKFDFGYSYRQQVPVLDLIIDRLPATLMLSVAAFVISLVLGIAAGAFASARQGRWSDTLISTVALLFYATPLFWLALMAVLLFSVQLGWLPGFGYETVGAGYTGVRRMLDILQHLILPASTLGLFFMAIYARMTRASMLEVNTMDFVKTAKAKGLRPAVVQRRHVLRNAILPVVTLAGLQAGQLVGGAVLIETVFAWPGIGRLMFDALSQRDYNLLLGVFIMSAAMVLLFNLITDVLYRIVDPRIRVTS; translated from the coding sequence ATGGCACGGTTCATTACCGAACGGCTTTTCAAAGCCGCTCTTATCCTCCTCTGTATCGCCATCCTCAACTTCTTCCTGATCCGGGCAGCACCCGGCGATCCGGCAACGATTATGGCTGGAGAGTCTGGAGCGGCGGATGAAGTTTTCCTGCAGCAATTGCGCGAGCGCTTCGGTCTCGACAAACCGCTCTACATGCAGCTTTTTGCCTATCTTTCTTCGGTGGTGAAATTCGACTTCGGTTATTCCTACCGGCAGCAGGTTCCCGTCCTCGACCTGATCATCGACCGGCTGCCGGCGACTTTGATGCTGTCGGTTGCAGCCTTCGTGATTTCGCTCGTACTCGGCATTGCGGCGGGTGCATTTGCCTCCGCGCGGCAGGGCCGCTGGTCGGATACGCTGATTTCGACAGTCGCCCTGCTGTTCTATGCAACGCCGCTCTTCTGGCTGGCATTGATGGCTGTCCTGCTGTTTTCGGTCCAGCTCGGATGGCTTCCTGGGTTCGGCTACGAGACGGTCGGCGCCGGCTATACCGGTGTCAGGCGCATGCTGGACATTTTGCAGCATCTCATCTTGCCGGCCTCGACGCTCGGGCTCTTTTTCATGGCGATCTATGCACGCATGACCCGGGCCTCGATGCTGGAGGTCAATACGATGGATTTTGTCAAGACTGCCAAAGCCAAGGGCCTTCGCCCGGCGGTGGTTCAGCGCCGCCATGTCCTTCGCAATGCGATCCTGCCGGTCGTGACGCTCGCTGGTCTCCAGGCCGGTCAGCTCGTCGGCGGCGCGGTCCTGATCGAAACCGTTTTTGCCTGGCCGGGCATCGGCCGCCTGATGTTCGATGCCCTATCGCAGCGCGATTACAATCTCCTGCTCGGCGTCTTCATCATGTCCGCCGCGATGGTGCTTCTCTTCAATCTGATCACAGACGTGCTCTATCGCATCGTCGATCCGAGAATCCGGGTGACATCATGA